A window of uncultured Fusobacterium sp. genomic DNA:
TTCTATGAACATAACTTTCAGCTTCTTGTGGAATAGCATAGTTTATTACATGTGATAAATCATTTACATCTATACCTCTAGCTGCTACGTCTGTTGCTACAAGAACATTTATTTTTCTTACTTTAAATCTCTTTAATGTAACTTCTCTATAATTTTGACTGATATCTCCATGAAGCCCTTCTGCATCATATCCTCTATCATTCAGTTTTCCTACTACATCATTTACATCGTTTTTAGTTCTACAGAAAACAATTCCATAGAAATCTCTTGTTAAATCAATTATTCTACAAAGAGCCTCAAATTTATCTCTTTCATGAACTTCAAAATATATTTGATCTGTTAAGTCTGTTGTAAGTTCTCTTGTTTTTACAGCTAATACTTCATAATCTTTCATATGTTTTTTAGCTATTTTCATTATCTCATTAGGCATTGTAGCAGAGAAGAAAAGCATTCTCTTATCTTCATTTGTAGATTCAAGTATTTTTTCTACATCTTCAACAAATCCCATATTTAACATTTCATCTGCTTCATCTAAGATAAAATATTTAAGATTATCTAATTTTATTAGTTTTCTATCCATTAAGTCCATAACTCTTCCAGGAGTTCCTACAATTATATCTGTTCCTTTTTTTAATTGCTTTATTTGGAACTCAATAGATTGTCCCCCGTAAACTGGAGTTATTCTGATTTTCTTTCCACTTGCAAGACTATTCATTTCTTCTGCCACTTGTAGAGCTAGCTCTCTTGTTGGAGCTAAAACAATAGCTTGTATACTTTTTGAAGATTCAAATCTTTCTAATATAGGTAAAGAAAAAGCAGCTGTTTTTCCTGTTCCTGTTTGAGCTTGTCCTATTATATCCTTTTCTCCATTTAATAATGCTGGTATTGTAAGAGCTTGTATAGGAGTTGGAGTTTCATATCCTTTCTTTGAAAGAGCCTTTAAAGTTTTATCACTTAGTCCTAATTTTCTAAATTCTTCTAATTTTTCCATTCTTCACTTCCTTATTTAAATTATTTTATTTCATCATAATCACACTGCTTTATATTGTGTCCTATAACAAAAATTTCTTTGTAGCATTATAGGATTTTCTCTGTTCTTTTCTCACATATACATTTAACGGTGTGTCAAAAATAAAATATATTCAAATGTAATTCTCTTCAAAGAAACCTATCTTAACTACTCAAAAATATATTATACTATACTTTTCAATAAATTGTAAGTTTTATTTTTATTTTAGGATATATATTTTTATTTTTCATATAAAAGTACATATTTGTTCTAATTAATTACATAAATTTAATCATATATTCTTCCTTTTTAATTTTCCATTTAATTGATATTTTTAACTTGATTTTATTAAAAAAATATTATATAATCCCTTGGATATAATAAAATTTTAATACTTAGGAGGAAAAATGAATACAAAAACAGTCGCTTTTAAAGCTGCACTTCCTCATACTATTCCTATTTGTGCTGGTTTTACTTTTCTAGGATTAGCATATGGAATATATATGAGTAAAATGGGGTTCTCTTTTATCTATCCTTTTCTTATGGCTATAACTATCTTTGCTGGATCTATGGAATTTATTACAGCCAATCTTTTAGTTAGTGCCTTTGATCCTATAAATGCTTTTATTTTAGCTTTAATGGTCAATGCTAGACATCTTTTTTATGGACTATCAATGTTAGAAAAATACCATGGAACTGGTAAAAAAAGATTTTTTTTGATTTTTGGAATGTGTGATGAGTCTTTTTCAATTAACTGTACAACTCCTATTCCTAAAAACGTTGATAAAGGTTGGTTCATGTTCTTTGTAACACTAATGAATTATCTTTATTGGGCTATTGGAGCTGCTTTAGGTGGTATCTTAGGAAAGTTTATAACTTTTAGTACAAAGGGAATTGACTTTGTTATGACTGCACTTTTTGTTGTAATCTTTTTAACTCAATGGGATTCACAAAAAAATCATACTCCAGCTCTTATTGGGCTTGGTGCATCTGTTATAGCTCTACTTATATTTAAAGGTGATAATTTTATTATACCTTCCATGATACTGATTTTAATTTCTTTAACATCAATTAGAAGCAAGATTGAAAAGGAGGATAAATAATGACTATTACACAAGAGATATTAACTGTTGGAGCTGTTGTATTAGGAACTATGACAACTAGATTTTTACCTTTTATTATTTTTCCAGCTAATAAACCTATTCCAAAATATATTCAATATTTAGGTAGAGTTCTTCCTTTTTCTGTTATTGGAATGCTAATTATCTATTGTCTAAAAGATGTTTCTCTTATAACTAATCCATTTGCTTTACCAGAAATTATAGCTATTCTTGGTATAGTAGCTTTACACAAATGGCAACATAGTATGTTGCTTTCAATATCTGGTGGAACTATTCTATATATGTTGCTTGTTCAATTTATTTTTAATTAGAAATACAAAAGAGGCTGCTAAAAAATTAACAGCCTCTCTTTTTATTAATCTAATTCTTGAGTTCCTCCACCATTCACAAAGATAATTTGTCCACTTGTCCAACTTGAAGCAGGGCTAGCAAAATATAGAACTGCATCAGCTATATCCTCAGCTTCTCCCAATCTTTTTATAGGTGTTTTAGCCAACATCTTTTGCTCTATCTCTGGTGTTAATACTGTTCCTAAAGCTCTTGTTTTAATTGCTCCCGGTCCAATAGCATTTACTCTTATTTCTGGTCCTAAATCATAAGCTGCATATTTTGTTAATTGATTGATAGCAGCCTTAGAGCTTCCATATACACTCATATTATGGCTGACCATATTACTTGCCATAGAGCTAATATTTATAATAGAACCATACCCGTCTTTTCTCATATGTGGAGCACATAGTTTCATCAATGTAAATACACTAAATACATTTAATTTATAGATAAAAGTGATGTAATCTAAAGTTAATTCTTCTAACTTTTCTTTTCCTCCACCTCCACCTCCAGCATTATTTACAAGGATATTAACCTTTCCAAATTGTTTTACAGTTTCATCTACTAAAGCTTTCATATCCTCTTCAACAGTCACATTACATTTAATAGCTAGTCCCTCTGCTCCTAACTCTTTTACCATAACAACGGTTTCTTGAGCCTTTTCCAAATCCAAGTCACTACAAACTACAGTTGCTCCAGCTTGAGCTAATTTCAAAGCAGAAGCTCTACCTATTCCATCTCCAGCTCCTGTAATTATAGCTACTTTTCCTTTTAAATTATATTGTTCTGATATTTTCATAGAAATCATCTCCTATAATTTTATCCTATATATAATATTTACAATGAAAACTGCTCTTTTCTTTTATTTTTTATAGAATAAACCTACTCCGTCTCCAAAAGGTAGAAGAACAAAATCTCCATCTTCTCTATTATATAACGAATCAATAAAACTATCCAATCTTTTTACAATAGTTTTAAATCTCTTAGGATACTCTTTATATAAATACCCTCTAAACATAATATTATCAATAAATATTATTCCATTTTTATTTAAAAGTTTGATAGAATCCTCAAAGAAATCCATATAATGCCCTTTAGAAGCATCAATAAAAACAAAATCAAAATTCTCCTCTATTTTTTTTATCTCTTCTACAGCATCTCCCTTTATAGAAATAATGTTATTTAATCCAGATTTTTTTATATTCTCTTGAGCTTGATTATATCTTTCCTCATCAATCTCAATAGTATATAGTTTCCCATCTTGTCCTACTATCTCTTTTGCCATTAAAATCCCAGAGTATCCTATTGCTGTTCCTACTTCTAATATATTTTTAACTTTATGAGTCTTTACAATAAATTTTAGATATTCAGCAACCTCTTTAGTTACAATAGGCACGTTATTTTCATGTGCAAAATCTTCCATCTCCAATATTAAACTATCTTTTTCCTCTATCTTTCCAATTATATAACTATTTGCATCTTTTAACTCTTCTAACATTTTTCCCTCTTCTTTCTTAATTTAGCAATATAAAATCCATCTAAAATATCTTCGTGATAATCTATTGTAAATCCTCCAAACTCATCATATGTTCCATTTACATTTTCAGGAATATATAATTCTGTTGTTTCAAATTCTGGATATTTTTCTAAAAATTTTCCTATATTATCACTGTTTTCTTCTTTTAAAATAGTACATGTACTATAAACTAATTCTCCATCATCTTTTAAAACTTGAGCTGCTGACTCTAATATTTCAAATTGTAACTTTGATAGCTCTTCAACATTTTCAATATTTTTATTATAAAGAGCCTCTGGTTTTTTTCTTAATACACCATATCCACTACATGGAGCATCTACAAGTATTTTATCAAATTTTTTACCTTGTTGATTTAATTTTCTAGCATCCATTTTTACAGTTCTAACAAAATCTATTCCTAGTTTTTTACAATTTTCTTCTATCAATTTAAGTTTATGAGGATAGATATCTAAGGCTAAAAGTTCTCCTTCATTTTTCATCAATTCTCCTAAAACTGCTGTTTTACCTCCAGGAGCACTACAAGTATCTAAAACAGACTCATTTGATTTAGGGTTCAGATTTTTAGCTGATAAATATGATGAAGCATCTTGAACAATTATTTTTCCATATTTAAACTCATCACTATATAATAAAATTCCAGATTCTAAATAGTATACTGTATCAACTTTTTTTACAATATTTATATTTAAACTTTCTAAAAGTTTTTCAAACTCCTCTTCACTATATTTTAAAGTGTTTACTCTAAAACTAATATATGGAATTTTTTTCAAAGACTCTAAAAATAGATTTGCTTCCTCTTTGTATTCTTGTTTAATTTTATCATAAAACCATCTAGGATAAGAAAGTAAGATATCCTCTTTATCATTTTCTTTTAATTCTAAAATATCATTTTCCAATTCACGAATATAGCTACGTAAAACCCCATTAACAAATTTTCCAACAGGAACTCCAAATTTTTTCTTTGCTAGTTCAGTAGCTTCCCATACAACACCTTTATCATCACTTTTCATAAAAGCAATTTGATACATAGATATTCTAAGAATATTTCTTATCCAATCTTTTTTTATACTTGAAGTTCTTTTGTCTATCTCATAATCAAGAAATATTTTTTTTCTAATTACTCCATAAAAAAGTTCAGTTATAAATCCCTTTTCTTTTTTATTCAAATCATTTTGCTTAAAATATTCATTCAATGCTATATTGGAGTATTTTCCATTTTCAACTTCTTTTATAAGCCCTATAACTCTTTGCTTAATATTCATTTTCTCCTCCTATACTCTTCACTATCTAAATTATTATACAATATTTAATAGATAAATAAAAGTTATCATTTACAAAATGGTGTAATTTTTTTGTAAACAAATATTGCCTTTTTTTTAATAAAATGTTACCCTAATATATGTAGTTTAAAATTTTATAAAAATGGAGGTGCAACATGGAAAATATTTTGTCTTATTTAGAAAATAAC
This region includes:
- a CDS encoding DEAD/DEAH box helicase, which codes for MEKLEEFRKLGLSDKTLKALSKKGYETPTPIQALTIPALLNGEKDIIGQAQTGTGKTAAFSLPILERFESSKSIQAIVLAPTRELALQVAEEMNSLASGKKIRITPVYGGQSIEFQIKQLKKGTDIIVGTPGRVMDLMDRKLIKLDNLKYFILDEADEMLNMGFVEDVEKILESTNEDKRMLFFSATMPNEIMKIAKKHMKDYEVLAVKTRELTTDLTDQIYFEVHERDKFEALCRIIDLTRDFYGIVFCRTKNDVNDVVGKLNDRGYDAEGLHGDISQNYREVTLKRFKVRKINVLVATDVAARGIDVNDLSHVINYAIPQEAESYVHRIGRTGRAGKEGTAITFITPQEYRRLLQIQKIVKTEIRKERIPGVKDVIQAKKFRLMEELQQILADGNFDNFKSLAKELLAGEDPVDIVAALLKNSYEDELDENSYNEINAAPLEKTGKVRLFVALGRKNDMTPKKLVELVNRKTRIDERKLKNVEVYDNFSFMSVPFREAEEIIEAFKQDKRGKKPLIEKAKAKDKKEK
- a CDS encoding AzlC family ABC transporter permease, whose translation is MNTKTVAFKAALPHTIPICAGFTFLGLAYGIYMSKMGFSFIYPFLMAITIFAGSMEFITANLLVSAFDPINAFILALMVNARHLFYGLSMLEKYHGTGKKRFFLIFGMCDESFSINCTTPIPKNVDKGWFMFFVTLMNYLYWAIGAALGGILGKFITFSTKGIDFVMTALFVVIFLTQWDSQKNHTPALIGLGASVIALLIFKGDNFIIPSMILILISLTSIRSKIEKEDK
- a CDS encoding branched-chain amino acid transporter permease gives rise to the protein MTITQEILTVGAVVLGTMTTRFLPFIIFPANKPIPKYIQYLGRVLPFSVIGMLIIYCLKDVSLITNPFALPEIIAILGIVALHKWQHSMLLSISGGTILYMLLVQFIFN
- a CDS encoding glucose 1-dehydrogenase; this encodes MKISEQYNLKGKVAIITGAGDGIGRASALKLAQAGATVVCSDLDLEKAQETVVMVKELGAEGLAIKCNVTVEEDMKALVDETVKQFGKVNILVNNAGGGGGGKEKLEELTLDYITFIYKLNVFSVFTLMKLCAPHMRKDGYGSIINISSMASNMVSHNMSVYGSSKAAINQLTKYAAYDLGPEIRVNAIGPGAIKTRALGTVLTPEIEQKMLAKTPIKRLGEAEDIADAVLYFASPASSWTSGQIIFVNGGGTQELD
- a CDS encoding O-methyltransferase, giving the protein MLEELKDANSYIIGKIEEKDSLILEMEDFAHENNVPIVTKEVAEYLKFIVKTHKVKNILEVGTAIGYSGILMAKEIVGQDGKLYTIEIDEERYNQAQENIKKSGLNNIISIKGDAVEEIKKIEENFDFVFIDASKGHYMDFFEDSIKLLNKNGIIFIDNIMFRGYLYKEYPKRFKTIVKRLDSFIDSLYNREDGDFVLLPFGDGVGLFYKK
- the rsmB gene encoding 16S rRNA (cytosine(967)-C(5))-methyltransferase RsmB, translating into MNIKQRVIGLIKEVENGKYSNIALNEYFKQNDLNKKEKGFITELFYGVIRKKIFLDYEIDKRTSSIKKDWIRNILRISMYQIAFMKSDDKGVVWEATELAKKKFGVPVGKFVNGVLRSYIRELENDILELKENDKEDILLSYPRWFYDKIKQEYKEEANLFLESLKKIPYISFRVNTLKYSEEEFEKLLESLNINIVKKVDTVYYLESGILLYSDEFKYGKIIVQDASSYLSAKNLNPKSNESVLDTCSAPGGKTAVLGELMKNEGELLALDIYPHKLKLIEENCKKLGIDFVRTVKMDARKLNQQGKKFDKILVDAPCSGYGVLRKKPEALYNKNIENVEELSKLQFEILESAAQVLKDDGELVYSTCTILKEENSDNIGKFLEKYPEFETTELYIPENVNGTYDEFGGFTIDYHEDILDGFYIAKLRKKREKC